ACGCGATGCGGAACTACCCCGGACTCAAAGTGTCGCTGGCATCGTCGACCACGGTACTGATGGTGGGTCTGCCCGCAGGCTTGCGACTGGTCATCGACAATGCCATCACCAACGCGGTCAAGCACGGCGGGGCGACCGAGATCCGGCTCAGCGCAGAGAGTTCCGGCGACGGGGTGGAGATCGCCGTCGACGACAACGGCAGCGGGGTGCCGGAGGAGGAGCGGGCCGCCGTCTTCGAGAGGTTCTCCCGAGGGTCGACGGCCGCACGGTCCGGTTCGGGGCTCGGCCTTGCCCTGGTCGCCCAGCAGGCCGACCTGCATGGCGGTATCGCGGCCATGGAAGCCAGTCCGCTCGGGGGTGCCCGGCTGGTTCTGCGGTTACCGGCACCGAGTTAGCGTGTGGCGCCGACAAATTCGGCGATCACGGTACCCAGCTCCTCGCCCTTTTCCTCGGCGACGAAGTGCTTGGCACCCGAAATGATGGTGTGTGGCTGACCTTTGGCGCCGGGAACGAGCTCCTGCAAATATCTCTCCCATCCGCGGGTCGCGGGATCACCTTCGGAGTAGGCGGTGAGGAAAGGCCGTTCCCAGCGTCGAAGCGCGGCCATGGTCTCCCTGTTGATCGCCACGCACGGGTCGTTGGGCGTGAGGGGAATCAGCAGAGTCAGTTGGCGAAACCCGGCCTTGTACCGGCGATCCGGATAAGGCGCGTCGTAGGCGGCGCGCACGTCGGCGTCGAGGGGACCGGCCTCCGCGTCGAGGAACAAGCTCGGGTTGATGTCGGGGGAGCGCTGAAAGAAGGTGACGTAATCGAGCAGCGCCTCCTGCACGACCACCCGCTCATCACCGACGCTTTGGTGTGCCCACACGAGCTTGCCCACCTCCGCCGGATCGAAGGCGTACATGGCCGTGTTCGTCACGACCACCCGCGCGAACCGGTCGGGTTCGCGGGCCAACACGCCCAACCCGATCGGCCCGCCCCAGTCCTCGGCGACCACTGTCACGTCGCGCAGGTCGAGCCCGTCGACGAGACCCTGCAACCAGTCGATGTGCCTGCGAACGGTGTAGGCCGTGGCCTCGGCGACCTTGTCTGAGCGCCCGAATCCGATGTGATCGGGTGCGATGACCCGCAGCCCCGCGTCGGCGAGTACACGGATGACGTTGCGGTACATGAACGACCACGTCGGCTGCCCGTGCAACAGCAGGACGACCGGCGCGTCGGCGGGCCCGGCGTCGACGTAGTGCATCCGTACCGGTGGCACCCTCGGCGTCTCGACGACGACATAGTTGGGCGCGAACGGGTAGTCAGGCAGTTTGTCGAATCGCTCGTCGGGCGTTCTCAGGACGTCCATGGCCGTGCGGTGCGAACGATGTCAGTCTTCCTTCCGGATCAACCGCTTGAGTGCTTCTCGGTCGGGTGCCAGCAGCTCGTCGATGCGCGGCTGGTTGACATCGGCGACGATGATCTCGCCGACCTCCTGATACACATTGCTGAAGATGCCGTGCGATTTCATCTTCTCGGTCTGATAGATGTTGTCCTCCGTCGGCGTCACGTAGTACACGATCTCCGGCTTGAACCGGTGGATCAGCCACAGGTGGATGACGTCCATCAGACGCTTCTTGCGCATCTTCTCGGAGAACGTGTTCTGGTCACGCACCGTGAGGATGTTGCGGCCGTGCCGGTCCTTGATCGGGTCGACGACGACGTTGGCCAACGCTTCCTCACCGTCGCCGAGGATTTGCAGATCGAGCACGTCCGAGCCGGCGCGGCGCGGACGCAGCTGCACCCGCAGCTTCTCGCCTATCTTGTAGTGGTCGCTCCACAGCGCCAGCCATTCCTCCAGCAGCTTCTTGGGCACCTCGGTCTGCACGAGGTGCTGGTGCTGCGTCGAACCCTCGCCCATGGCCTTGGTGGTCGCCGTGCGTCCGGACGATGCGGCCAGCGCCGCGTCGCTGCGCGGTCCACCAACGAGGGTTTGCGGTGTGCGGTAGGGAGATTCGACCAGTCGCATCTTGCGTTGCAAGCGGGCCAGCGCGAGCATGCCCTCCTGCCGCAGCGAGGTGGCGAACTCCTCGCAGGCGACGCCGTCGACCTGATGGCCGCCGTAGGTGATGAAGTTGAAGACGAACCCCATCTTGCCGAGTTCCTCAGGGAACGCCCGCATCTCGTCGTCGGTCATGCCGGTGGTGTCCCAGTTGAACGACGGCGACAGGTTGTACGCCAGCATCTTTTCCGGGTACACGGCGTGGATCGCGTCGGCGAACTGCTTGGCGTCGGCGAGATCGGCTGTCTTGGTCTCCATCCACAACAGATCGGCGAACGGTGCGGCGGCCAGCGACTTCGCGATCGCGTAAGGGATGCCGCCGCGAATCTGGTAGTAGCCCTCCGGCGTCTTCGCCCGCTCGCAGTCCCATGCCACGTCGGCGCCCAGCTCCTTGGCCTTCTCGCGCGCGGCGTACAGCGAGGCCTTGGCGGCGAATTCGCGCCAGTCGGCGGCGCTCATCTCGGACGGCTCGCCCTCGGACTCGCGGAAGTCGAGCAGATCGCCGACGGCCTCGCCGTAGGTTTGTAGACCCGCGTCCACCTGCCAGAGATCGACGAACTTCGACTCGATCTTGTCGAACACGTCGTCGACCGAATCGTCGGTACCGTCCTGCCAGGCCTTGGCCGCTTCTTCGATCGCGGCGGTGAGGCCGTGGCGCTGCAGCCATGCGTCGGCGGCGGCGTACTCACCGTCGGGCAATGCGTAGAGCAGGTGCCCTTTGAGGTCTGTGACTCCGGCGTTGTAGAACTGGCGCATCATCGCCAGGAAGCAGGACTTGTAAGACGGGATCTTCAGGTTGGTGACGCCCAGCAGGAAGGGCTGATCCCGTTCGTCGGCGCGGCTGTCGAGCAGGTTGGCCGCTTCGGCGTCCGTGCGCGCCACAATGATGCCCGGCACCTTCATGATGTCGAGCTGGAAGCGGGCGGTGTTGAGACGCTTGATCTGTTCGTCGGATGGCACCAGCACCTTGCCGCCCTGGTGGCCGCACTTCTTCGTGCCGGGGCGCTGGTCCTCGATGTGGTAGCCGGGCACGCCGGCCTCGACGAATCGCCGAATGAGGTTGCGCACGTGGGGATCACCGCCGTGGCCGGTGTCGGCGTCGGCGATGATGAACGGACGGTAGTCGATGGCCGGTGTCGCCTGGCGCTGTTCGTCGGTCATCTGCAGCCGCAGGTACTGCTGGTTGCGGTCCGCGGTGAGCAGGGCGCGCACCAGGCCCGCGGCCTCGTCGGGCACCTGGCTCAGCGGGTAGCTGGCCAGGTCGGGTCCTGGATCCTCATGGATCGAGCCCTTGGCCGACGTCGCCCAGCCGCCGAGGTAGATCCCCTCGATGCCCATCCGCTTCATGACCACGGCCTGGCCCGGCGAGTATGGGCCGAACGTGGTGATGCTCTTCTTCTGGGCGAAGAGCTCGCGCAGGCGCGGGTAAAAGGCCTCCGCCGCCTCGCGCGCGATGGTGTAGTCGGTCGGGATGGTGCCGCGCTGCTCGACTACCTGCCGGGCGGTGTAGAGACGAATGATCCCGTCGAACCGCGGGCTGTCGAAGTACCGCTGGGTTTCGGCGACCTCCCGCTCGAACGGTGTCTGGGGAGCTGCATCCGCTTCGATAATGGCCATGACCCAACACTACGACCGACACCCGGCAGTCGATGGGGAATTAGCTACGGCCGACCCCGCCAGGCCCGGGGCGAGGTGCCGTGGGTCCGGCGAAAAAGCCTGCTGAAGTAGCCGGGGTCGGCGATTCCGACCCGCCGCGCCACCTCCTGGATGGGCAGGTCGGTGTCGGCGAGGAGTCGACGGCTTTCGGCCATTCGGCGGTCGATGATCCATTCCTGCACGGTGCGACCGGTCCGACGCCGGACGACGGTCGTCAGGTGCCCTGGCGTCATGCCGACCTCCCGTGCGACGTGGTGAAGGGAGAGGGGCTCAGAGTGCCGGCGCTCGATCACGTCGTACACGTCGGCGGCGATATGACGTATTCCGACGGATTCCTGGCGAAGAGATTCCTACGCAGTGAGCACGCAGCAGGCAATCTCGGTGACGCGATTCCGTCGCTGTTGCGCGAAGCGGGTCTCGAATGCACGCAGGTCGCCACGCATCGCCATCGCGGAGTCGGACGGCTCACGTACTACCGAGCGATCCGCCCGTAGCTACAGAACGGGGTTGGTCAGCGCTGCGAGCCCATCGCCGAGTTCGCAGCGCACCACGTCGCCGGGCACGATCTCGACCGCGCCCGGGGTCCCGGTGGACAGGACGTCGCCGGGGTAGAAGGGCATGCCCTGGCTGTGGAAGCTGAGCAGTTCGGCGGGGGAGAACGTCATGCCCGACACGGTGTCCTTGCGGTGGACGGCGCCGTCAAACGAGACTGTGCGGAGACGCATCAGGCGACGCCGGGGATCAGCCCGCCGTCGACGCGCACCACCGAACCGGTGACGTACGAGGCCCGTTCGCTGCAGAGAAATGCCGCGACGTCCGCGTACTCCTCGGGGCGCCCGTATCGTCCGACGGCCATCGTCGCCTCGCTGTCGCGCCTTACCTCGTCGACGGAGCGGCCCTCCCGTTCGGCCCTGCGTTCGTCGAGGAACCGCGTCCGGTCGGTCTCGATCCGGCCCGGCACAATCACATTCGACGTCACACCATCGGCACCGACCTCGTCGGCGAGCGTCTTGGACCACGCGTGCAGGCTGGCCCGCAGCGTGTTCGACAACCCGAGGTTGGGGATCGGGGCGAGCGCGCCCGACGACGTCGACGTGAGGATCCGACCCCACCGCCGTTCGCGCATCCCGGGCAGGGCGCGGTCGGTCAGCATGATCACCGACAGGACCATCTGGTCGAAGCTGGCCCGCCAGATGACGGCCTCCTGGCCCGTCACCGTCGTCGGTGGCGGGCCTCCGGTGTTGTTGACCAGGATGTCGACGGGTCCGAGGGTGCCTTCGATTTCGGCGACCACCGACTCCATGCGATCCAGGTCGCCGAGGTCCCATGAGATGGGCAACGCCCGCACACCGGCCGCGGTCACCCTGGCGGCGGTCGCGGCGAGAGCGTCGGGTGAGCGCCCCGCCACCGCGACGTTCACCCCTTCTGCGGCCAGTCGCGCGGCGATCGCACTGCCCAGACCGCCGCTCGCGCCGAGCACCAGGGCGGTACGTCCGGAAATACCGAGATCCATTGTGGCGCTCCTTCAGTGGTCCATTTGAGAGATGGTCGATACGACGTGTTCAGCGATCGCGAGCGAGGATGTCGCGGCCGGCGACGGGGCATTGCGTAGCACGACGATGCGGTCGCGGACGCTGATCCGGAAGTCGTCGACCAACGTTCCGTCGGACTCGAGGGCCTGGGCGCGAATCCCCGCCGGCCCCGGTACGACGTCATCGTCACTCAGTTCGGGAATATAGGCGCGGGCCGCCGCGACGAACTTCCGCTTGCTCAACGAGCCGTGCATCTCACGAATCCCTGTGCGCCAATGCCGACGCGCGAACCGCCAGAACGCCGGTGTCCGAGCGATTTCCGTGACGTCGCGCACCGAGACCATACGCCAGGTATAGCCTTCGCGGGCCAACGCCAGCACCGCGTTGGGGCCGACGAGCACCTCGCCGTCGACCCGCGGCGTGATGTGGACGCCGAGGAACGGGTACCGCGGATCGGGCACCGGATACACCAGCCCGTTGACCAGGCTTCTGCGCTCCGGTTTCAGCGTGTAGTACTCGCCTCGGAACGGCATGATCACGGGATCCGGTCCGTCCCCGATGATTTCGGCGAGACGGTCGCTCTGCAGTCCCCCGCACGCAACGACCTGATCGAACGCGCTCTGATAGGTGCCGCCCGCCGTGCGAGCGGTGACGACGACCTCGGTGCCAGTGGATCGGAGGCCGATGACCTCATGGCCAAGAAGGATTTTCGCCCCGCATGCCACGGCGTCGGCGGCGAGGGCTTGGGTCACCTCGGCGAAATCGACGATCGACGTGGACGGTGAATGCAGGGCCGCGATGCCCCGGACGTGCGGTTCGAGTTCACGCAACTCCTCGGGGCCGATCGTGCGGACACCGGGGACGCCGTTGGCAAGTGCGCGCTGTTCGATATCAGCCAGTCGGGCACGTTCGGCGTCGTCGAGCGCGACCAACACCTTGCCGCATTCGACCCGTCGGATGCCGCGCTGCGCGCAGAACTCTTCGAGCAGACCGACACCGCGGCGGCAGAGTACGGCCTTGTTCGAACCGGGCTGGTAGTACAGGCCTGCGTGGACGACGCCGCTGTTGCGTCCGGTTTGGTGGGCGGCGAGGCGGTTCTCCTTCTCGAACAATGTCACTTGGGCGTCCGGCCGGCGGGCGAGGAGTTCACGCGCGATGGCGACACCCAAGATGCCCCCACCGACAACGGCGACCCGGTCAGTCATCGGCCGTGGGTACGTCATTACGGGCGAAATACGGCAAGGTCAGCACCATCGATTCGTGTGAGTGGTTTCGATCGTAGACCCTCGAGATGCTGTGACCGGTGACACCCGACATCAGGCTCGGCTAACTACCCTTCGACCTCTCTGATCACCGTTCGATCACGGTACGACAACTCATTGGCCATGTCCCATACGGGAATTGGGCAGATGCGCATTCCGCAGGTACAAGTGGAGTAGCGAACGGTTGATCGCCGTGGATCACGCCTGTTCGCATGACATTTCGAGAGAGTAGAAAGACCGATGAGAAGCATCTACGCGTTGGTGATCAGCCTGGCCCTGTTGGTGACGACGGCCGGCATAGCGACCGCTGCGCCTTACCCACGCTCCGCCACCCAGCAACAGGCCGTGCAAACGGTCATCGCCCGTGCGTTGTCCCAACGCGGCGTTCCGTTTTCCTACGGCGGCGGTGACGTCAACGGGCCGACCCGCGGTAGCGGCCCGCAGGCCAACGCGCTCGGACTCGACCCCGAGGGCAGGGTGGTCGGACTCAACCCGGTCGCGGACGTGGTCGGATTCGACGCGTCCGGTCTGATGGTCTACTCCTTCGCCGGGGTCGGCGTGAAGCTGCCGCGGTCCTCGGGTGAGCAGTACAAGGTCGGGCAGAAGGTCACTCCCGCGCAGGCTCTGCCCGGCGACCTGATCTTCTACGGCCCGGACGGTACGCAGAGCGTCGCCCTCTTCATCGGCAACGGAAAGATGGTCGAGGCGACCGACGCCGGTGTCGCGGTGTCGGCGGTGCGCACGAACAACATGGCACCGTATCTGAGCCGCATCATCGCGTAGCCGTCGCGGCGAAAACCACGCGACTGCGGCGGTGCGCCGCACGTAGGGTCGGGCGATGGCGGTACTGGCTGCTCAACACGACGACTTCCCGCGCTGGTATCAGGACGTCCTGACCAAGGCGAAACTGGCCGAGAACGGTCCGGCCCGCGGAACCATCGTCATCAGGCCCAACGGCTACGCGGTGTGGGAGCGCATGCAGGCCGAGATCGATGCTCGGATCAAGGCCGCAGGCGCGGTCAACGCGTACTTCCCGCTCCTGATCCCGATGAGCTTCTTCGAGCGGGAGGCCGAGCACGTCGAGGGGTTCAGCCCCGAGCTGGCCGTCGTGACCCACGGCGGCGGCAAAGAGCTGTCCGAGCCGCTGGCCATCCGTCCGACGAGCGAAACCGTCATCGGCGAGTACATGGCCAAGTGGATCGACAGCTATCGCGACCTTCCGCTGCTGCTGAATCAATGGGCCAACGCGGTGCGTTGGGAGATGCGGCCGCGAATCTTCCTGCGCACCACCGAGTTCCTGTGGCAGGAGGGCCACACCGCGCACGCCACGCAACTGCAGGCACGCGAGTACGCCCGCCGCATCCTGCGTGAGGTCTACGAGGACTTCATGCGCAACGTGCTGGCCATCCCTGTGATCGTCGGACGTAAGACCGTACGGGAGCGCTTCGCCGGCGCCGCGAACACCATGACGTGCGAAGGGATCATGCGCGACGGCAAGGCGTTGCAGATGGGCACATCGCACGAACTCGGCCAGCGGTTCAGCCGCGCCTTCAGCATCACGTACACGACCGCCGACGGCACCGTCGAAAACTGCTGGACCACGTCCTGGGGCTCCTCGACGCGCATGCTCGGCGGACTGATCATGTGTCATGGTGACGACCACGGCCTCGTCTTGCCGCCTGCTGTCGCACCGGTACAAGCCGTGGTCGTGGTGGTGAAGGAATCCGACGGCGCTGTCGCCCGCACCGCATCCGTCCTCGTAGACGAGCTCGTCGCAGCGGGGATCCGAACGCGACTGGACGACAACGCCTCTCAAGGCTTCGGCTGGCGTGCCACCGAATGGGATCTGCAGGGTGTGCCGATCCGCATCGAGATCGGCCCACGTGACGTCGCAGACAACGCAGCCACGTTGTACCGCCGTGACACGCGGGAGAAGAGCACGGTGGCGCTCGACCGCGTCGCCGACGAGGTGCGTCGGTTGACGGAGGACATCCAGGCGCAGCTGCTCGCGGCAGCCACCGCGCGGCGCGATGACGTCATCGCCGAGTGCGCAACACTCGAGGACGTGCGCGAGGCCG
The nucleotide sequence above comes from Mycolicibacterium moriokaense. Encoded proteins:
- a CDS encoding haloalkane dehalogenase, encoding MDVLRTPDERFDKLPDYPFAPNYVVVETPRVPPVRMHYVDAGPADAPVVLLLHGQPTWSFMYRNVIRVLADAGLRVIAPDHIGFGRSDKVAEATAYTVRRHIDWLQGLVDGLDLRDVTVVAEDWGGPIGLGVLAREPDRFARVVVTNTAMYAFDPAEVGKLVWAHQSVGDERVVVQEALLDYVTFFQRSPDINPSLFLDAEAGPLDADVRAAYDAPYPDRRYKAGFRQLTLLIPLTPNDPCVAINRETMAALRRWERPFLTAYSEGDPATRGWERYLQELVPGAKGQPHTIISGAKHFVAEEKGEELGTVIAEFVGATR
- the aceA gene encoding isocitrate lyase ICL2, which produces MAIIEADAAPQTPFEREVAETQRYFDSPRFDGIIRLYTARQVVEQRGTIPTDYTIAREAAEAFYPRLRELFAQKKSITTFGPYSPGQAVVMKRMGIEGIYLGGWATSAKGSIHEDPGPDLASYPLSQVPDEAAGLVRALLTADRNQQYLRLQMTDEQRQATPAIDYRPFIIADADTGHGGDPHVRNLIRRFVEAGVPGYHIEDQRPGTKKCGHQGGKVLVPSDEQIKRLNTARFQLDIMKVPGIIVARTDAEAANLLDSRADERDQPFLLGVTNLKIPSYKSCFLAMMRQFYNAGVTDLKGHLLYALPDGEYAAADAWLQRHGLTAAIEEAAKAWQDGTDDSVDDVFDKIESKFVDLWQVDAGLQTYGEAVGDLLDFRESEGEPSEMSAADWREFAAKASLYAAREKAKELGADVAWDCERAKTPEGYYQIRGGIPYAIAKSLAAAPFADLLWMETKTADLADAKQFADAIHAVYPEKMLAYNLSPSFNWDTTGMTDDEMRAFPEELGKMGFVFNFITYGGHQVDGVACEEFATSLRQEGMLALARLQRKMRLVESPYRTPQTLVGGPRSDAALAASSGRTATTKAMGEGSTQHQHLVQTEVPKKLLEEWLALWSDHYKIGEKLRVQLRPRRAGSDVLDLQILGDGEEALANVVVDPIKDRHGRNILTVRDQNTFSEKMRKKRLMDVIHLWLIHRFKPEIVYYVTPTEDNIYQTEKMKSHGIFSNVYQEVGEIIVADVNQPRIDELLAPDREALKRLIRKED
- a CDS encoding fumarylacetoacetate hydrolase family protein, which produces MRLRTVSFDGAVHRKDTVSGMTFSPAELLSFHSQGMPFYPGDVLSTGTPGAVEIVPGDVVRCELGDGLAALTNPVL
- a CDS encoding SDR family oxidoreductase gives rise to the protein MDLGISGRTALVLGASGGLGSAIAARLAAEGVNVAVAGRSPDALAATAARVTAAGVRALPISWDLGDLDRMESVVAEIEGTLGPVDILVNNTGGPPPTTVTGQEAVIWRASFDQMVLSVIMLTDRALPGMRERRWGRILTSTSSGALAPIPNLGLSNTLRASLHAWSKTLADEVGADGVTSNVIVPGRIETDRTRFLDERRAEREGRSVDEVRRDSEATMAVGRYGRPEEYADVAAFLCSERASYVTGSVVRVDGGLIPGVA
- the lhgO gene encoding L-2-hydroxyglutarate oxidase, which codes for MTDRVAVVGGGILGVAIARELLARRPDAQVTLFEKENRLAAHQTGRNSGVVHAGLYYQPGSNKAVLCRRGVGLLEEFCAQRGIRRVECGKVLVALDDAERARLADIEQRALANGVPGVRTIGPEELRELEPHVRGIAALHSPSTSIVDFAEVTQALAADAVACGAKILLGHEVIGLRSTGTEVVVTARTAGGTYQSAFDQVVACGGLQSDRLAEIIGDGPDPVIMPFRGEYYTLKPERRSLVNGLVYPVPDPRYPFLGVHITPRVDGEVLVGPNAVLALAREGYTWRMVSVRDVTEIARTPAFWRFARRHWRTGIREMHGSLSKRKFVAAARAYIPELSDDDVVPGPAGIRAQALESDGTLVDDFRISVRDRIVVLRNAPSPAATSSLAIAEHVVSTISQMDH
- the ripD gene encoding NlpC/P60 family peptidoglycan-binding protein RipD, with translation MRSIYALVISLALLVTTAGIATAAPYPRSATQQQAVQTVIARALSQRGVPFSYGGGDVNGPTRGSGPQANALGLDPEGRVVGLNPVADVVGFDASGLMVYSFAGVGVKLPRSSGEQYKVGQKVTPAQALPGDLIFYGPDGTQSVALFIGNGKMVEATDAGVAVSAVRTNNMAPYLSRIIA
- the proS gene encoding proline--tRNA ligase — protein: MAVLAAQHDDFPRWYQDVLTKAKLAENGPARGTIVIRPNGYAVWERMQAEIDARIKAAGAVNAYFPLLIPMSFFEREAEHVEGFSPELAVVTHGGGKELSEPLAIRPTSETVIGEYMAKWIDSYRDLPLLLNQWANAVRWEMRPRIFLRTTEFLWQEGHTAHATQLQAREYARRILREVYEDFMRNVLAIPVIVGRKTVRERFAGAANTMTCEGIMRDGKALQMGTSHELGQRFSRAFSITYTTADGTVENCWTTSWGSSTRMLGGLIMCHGDDHGLVLPPAVAPVQAVVVVVKESDGAVARTASVLVDELVAAGIRTRLDDNASQGFGWRATEWDLQGVPIRIEIGPRDVADNAATLYRRDTREKSTVALDRVADEVRRLTEDIQAQLLAAATARRDDVIAECATLEDVREAGQTGVARVPWELVGEAGEVELAASGLTVRCLQHSNGSLPESDDDAGVLAYIARAY